From the Polaribacter gangjinensis genome, the window TTCAAAACGCTCTGTCAACTCAGGATTTTTTCTGTGCTCTTTACATAAAGGCGACATTTCTTTTGGATAATCAGTAATAAACGTTGGCTGAATATAATTTCCTTCGCATTTTTCACCAAAAATTTCATCAATCAATTTGCCTTTCCCCATTGTTTCATCCACAGCAATTCCCATTGATTTTGCGGCGATTCTAATTTCATCTTCTGTTTTACCAGCAATATCAAAACTTGTAAAATGTTTGATGGAATCAGCCATTGTAACTCTTGCATAAGGCGCTTTAAAATCAATTTCATGATTGCCAAAAGTAGCTTTGGTTGTTCCATTTACGGCGATTGCACATTGTTCTAACAATTGTTCGCAGAAATCCATCATCCAATTGTAATCTTTGTATGAAACGTAGATTTCCATCGCTGTAAATTCGGGGTTGTGCGTTCTGTCCATTCCTTCATTTCTGAAGTTTTTCGAGAATTCATACACTCCATCAAAACCGCCAACAATCAATCTTTTTAAGTACAATTCATTTGCAATTCGCATATACAAAGGAATGTCTAACGAATTGTGATGCGTTATAAAAGGTCTTGCAGCTGCACCTCCAGGAATGGGTTGTAAAACAGGTGTTTCTACTTCAAAATATCCAGCTTCATTGAAAAAAGAACGCATGGCATTGAATAATTTGGTACGTTTTACAAACACTTCTTTTACATGAGGATTTACAACCAAATCAGCATAACGTTGTCTGTAACGCAATTCTGGGTCATTAAATTCATCATAAGTATTTCCTTCAGCATCTGTTTTTGGTAAAGGCAAAGGTTTTAAAGCTTTACTCAATAATTTAAATTCTTTGACCATTACTGTTTTTTCACCCACTTTTGTGGTAAATAAAGTTCCAGTAATTCCTATAAAATCACCAATATCCAGTAATTTTTTATACACTTCATTGTACATGGTTTTGTCTTCGCCAGCACAAATTTCATCACGATTAAAATATACCTGTAT encodes:
- the lysS gene encoding lysine--tRNA ligase, whose product is MQLSEQEVVRREKLAKLRTLGINPYPADLFPLDSNSKEIKSNFSEGKKVVIAGRLMSRRIQGNASFAELQDGEGRIQVYFNRDEICAGEDKTMYNEVYKKLLDIGDFIGITGTLFTTKVGEKTVMVKEFKLLSKALKPLPLPKTDAEGNTYDEFNDPELRYRQRYADLVVNPHVKEVFVKRTKLFNAMRSFFNEAGYFEVETPVLQPIPGGAAARPFITHHNSLDIPLYMRIANELYLKRLIVGGFDGVYEFSKNFRNEGMDRTHNPEFTAMEIYVSYKDYNWMMDFCEQLLEQCAIAVNGTTKATFGNHEIDFKAPYARVTMADSIKHFTSFDIAGKTEDEIRIAAKSMGIAVDETMGKGKLIDEIFGEKCEGNYIQPTFITDYPKEMSPLCKEHRKNPELTERFELMVCGKEIANAYSELNDPIDQRERFEHQLKLAEKGDDEATQFIDYDFLRSLEYGMPPTAGMGIGMDRLIMFLTNNQSIQEVLFFPQMRPEKRAIAVELDAEEKAVLEMITKATKIDLNDLKIQSGLSNKKWDKTLKHLTKNKLATVTKTDEGLFVEIV